The Silene latifolia isolate original U9 population chromosome X, ASM4854445v1, whole genome shotgun sequence genome contains the following window.
ttttgaaattacaggtttttatatagttggaccaattacaaacatatcctaccagtttttccgtagaatttacgcgtttaattatcgggttatttaagggtgtcacaaagcTTCCCAAACTCGGGGCGTCGTTATGCGGATGAccgcgagcctcgaggagttgtATAAGAAGATTGGTGAACTCGAGACAAAGTTGGACGGGATGAACACCCGTATCCAAGCGATCAGTGATGCGATCCCCGatgatcgggaggaagagatcaatcatctccaccgaaaggtcgagatgttagagaacacttgcgccaagctcgtgaaagcggtggccaatgacgggaaatctaTGGGGGGCCATAAAgtgaaggcacctccacctcgtgcctacgatggggcgagggattcgaaagcggtcgataactttatcttcgatatggagcaatacttccgagtaagtgggctcgacgaagacgcggaagttgtcacagcaagcatgtatctagtcgacgatgccaagatgtggtggagggctaggtgcaaggaaatcgatgcgggcacgattacggtgatATCGTGGGCCGATTTCAAGaagatcttgaaggatcacttctaccccgagaacacggagtttgttgctcgaagaagttgaaggaaatcaagcacaccaaatcaatccgagaatatgtgagggaattctcagcgtgcatgctcgagattaccgaaatgtccgagacggacaggacattcgaattcattgacgggttgaagaggtgggcacaacaggaggtcatgaggcagaatcccaaaattctgtcttcggccatatcggccgcggagcgcctgctcgactttcacagagagcgagaggcaccaagagttgtggcaccaacggggaatactGGTGCGTCACAgagtgggtacaatggacaaaggccacaaaatagcgccatttcagttgggaacagtcggttccgctcgcaaggaagtcaagcccaatcggcgagcactacaaactcgccttcaagctcgtcttcgaaggcgggaaactcaactgcttccacaacgaagaaaccgttcgcgtgttttgtgtgcaagggtccttacaagatggccgattgtccgaacaaagcggagttcaatgccatgttcaagaagatgccgaagggggctcaagaacgtcttgatggggcaTTGGCCGACTATATATCACCAAGAGTATGACAAAaactcgagtgatggtgaagagcaaccacggatgggctcacttcaaaggattagcgcgatggggaagtacgaagattcctgcgccaagaaatccaacgggctcatgtacgtggacttgatggtgaatgggaagcaagcacgagcctttatcgactcgggcgcctcccacaactttgttacTAAAGAGGAAGCTGATCGGCTGGGGCTAGTTATGCGGGATGCTAACAGCTGCATAAAGCCGATCAATGGGAAATCGAGACacgtccaaggagtggctaagaaggtcgcggtccaagtgggtgagtgggcaggggagctcgacttcaccaccgtttggctggatgacttcaagttagtgaaggaaaagtagatctatatacttacatattcatatatgttttaatttaatttgtcataaaattaatgattgatcttatgcatgcaaacattaaaacaaaataaggaagaaacattgttcttacattgtgattttcggtttaatgggcacaagagagatcacctttctctcttgttcttgagctttcccttttggatgaactaagacccaagtgtaggatctctcccaagaatttatacccaaagcttattcttaattaaaattaatattatagttactagtacaatattaatcttgtagaaaaagacccacacttaatattttcggttttgggagagaagaagaagagtttttttttttttttttttttttttttttttttttttttttttttgcaaaagattatcatttcatttcaatGAAGAAAAGAAATTACAAGTAATTTTTGCAAGGATATCACACTAGAAAATAGCCTAAGCCAAAACTTAAGCAAAGCCATGCTCTAACAAATGAGCATAAACAAGAAACAAACTAAGCACTAAGTTGCGAAACAAATTTAGAATATCTGGGACTCATATACAAACGGACGGCAACAGTATACTTAACTTTGTTCACCACTGCTTGAACTGTGCTTTCTTGAGCCAAGAAGATACGCCTATTTCTCTCAATCCAAATGCCATAAGTAGCAGCAGCTAAAGTAGTTCGAAACCAAGCTGCTACCCATCCATGTTGGGAACCATAACTCCAATGCATGAGATCAAGTAAATCTAAAAGATTAAGAGTTAAATGCTGCCACTGAATCAAATCTGACCAGACGGCTTTAGCAAAAGGGCATCTGAAAAACAAGTGCTGGTGAGTGTCCAAATCTTGCTTACAAAGACTACACCTGCTAGCAAGTTGGAAACCTCTTTGCTGAAGATTATCAACTGTTGCCAACTTTCTTTGAGCAGCAAGGAGAGCAGTCACCCTATGACTAGGAACTATGCTTTGGTGAAAGAACACAGAAAACCAGTCCTCTTGCTGAGGAACATCAAGCAAAAACTCATAAATTTTGCTGATAATGAGCTTACCACCTGCAACCCAAGAGTTTAACATAGCCTCTGCTGCTTGGGGAGAACCAGTTTTGAGGAGGAAGAGACTCCTTGCAGCCAAAATTCCTTTGAAGCTAGAGGAGAACTGATCTTTAGAAGTAAGGGACCAATTGGTATCAGTTTTCAGAACATATTTCTTATGCCAGTTAACCCACAGACTATTGGAACTATTAGAGAACTTCCAAATCCAGTTGATCAATAAAGCTATATTCCAAATTTGCACATTCTTGATATTAAAACCACCTTTATGCCAAGGAGCACAAATAGTATGCCAACTTTTAAACTGCATTTTTCTGTCCCCTTCCTTAATGCCCCAGAAAAAATTCCTACTGAAGTGATTGATCTGATA
Protein-coding sequences here:
- the LOC141620773 gene encoding uncharacterized protein LOC141620773, with the translated sequence MYDSLILKIQTKLQHWSAKSLTYAGKAQLLDAVIFGIENYWCSSVLLPKQVLYQINHFSRNFFWGIKEGDRKMQFKSWHTICAPWHKGGFNIKNVQIWNIALLINWIWKFSNSSNSLWVNWHKKYVLKTDTNWSLTSKDQFSSSFKGILAARSLFLLKTGSPQAAEAMLNSWVAGGKLIISKIYEFLLDVPQQEDWFSVFFHQSIVPSHRVTALLAAQRKLATVDNLQQRGFQLASRCSLCKQDLDTHQHLFFRCPFAKAVWSDLIQWQHLTLNLLDLLDLMHWSYGSQHGWVAAWFRTTLAAATYGIWIERNRRIFLAQESTVQAVVNKVKYTVAVRLYMSPRYSKFVSQLSA